A window of the Pecten maximus chromosome 19, xPecMax1.1, whole genome shotgun sequence genome harbors these coding sequences:
- the LOC117317849 gene encoding innexin unc-9-like: MISGLLGGFGKWSRLTGSSDDDWIDRLNHIWTVVMLSLFAVIVSSGQYVGDPIQCWCPAEFSGSRVSYTKSVCWISNTYYIPDENELPRDGKTRQDAEITYYQWVPLIFLIQALMFKLPNIAWHMLNGYSGISLEKITTMAEDTMLASPEKRNEKIMYIAKYMNRWIETHRDWHYNFFVRMRQKFSNILCFCIGKRDGTYLTGFYLFVKVLYCVNVVGQFFLLNEFLSMNYNVFGIDVINFLLANGEWKASPRFPRVTLCDLQIRQLNNLQTFTVQCVLPINLFNEKLFIFLWFWLLFVTVLTFINFSTWVYYIVFSENKIRYVRKYLTILGQLETGFDKKVSRKFAAEYLRGDGVFVLRVVGKNSSDMVLTDLVQHLWKVFKEEHCKLPKKDDRVVSDHEPTEKDTMNGDVIHTKENNYNV, from the exons at GATCAGTGGATTATTAGGAGGTTTTGGGAAGTGGTCAAGGCTGACCGGAAGTTCAGACGATGATTGGATTGACCGACTCAACCATATATGGACAGTAGTGATGTTGTCCCTTTTCGCGGTCATTGTAAGTTCAGGTCAGTATGTTGGTGACCCAATTCAGTGCTGGTGTCCAGCCGAGTTCTCTGGTTCAAGAGTATCATACACAAAATCCGTTTGTTGGATTTCAAACACATATTACATTCCGGATGAAAATGAGTTACCGAGGGACGGTAAGACACGCCAAGATGCAGAGATAACATATTATCAGTGGGTTCCTCTGATATTCCTCATCCAGGCCCTTATGTTCAAACTACCAAATATAGCCTGGCATATGCTGAACGGATACTCTGGGATTAGTCTAGAAAAAATCACAACCATGGCAGAGGATACCATGCTTGCTTCGCCAGAAAAACGCAATGAAAAAATCATGTATATCGCCAAGTATATGAATCGATGGATTGAAACGCACCGTGACTGGCACTATAATTTCTTCGTGCGTATGAGACAAAAATTCTCAAACATTCTATGTTTCTGCATTGGGAAGAGGGACGGCACATATCTGACAGGATTTTACTTGTTCGTCAAGGTGCTTTACTGTGTTAACGTCGTCGGCCAGTTTTTCTTGCTCAACGAATTCTTGTCAATGAACTATAATGTGTTTGGTATTGATGTAATCAACTTCCTGTTGGCTAATGGTGAGTGGAAGGCATCGCCACGCTTTCCTCGTGTCACACTTTGTGATCTTCAGATTCGTCAACTCAACAATCTACAAACGTTTACTGTTCAGTGTGTTTTGCCAATCAACTTGTTCAATGAAAAGTTGTTCATCTTCCTGTGGTTCTGGCTTTTATTTGTCACAGTTTTAACTTTCATTAACTTTTCCACCTGGGTATATTATATAGTCTTTAGTGAGAATAAAATTCGCTATGTAAGAAAATACCTCACAATTCTCGGACAGCTGGAGACAGGTTTTGACAAAAAGGTGTCTCGTAAATTTGCTGCGGAATATTTACGCGGAGATGGTGTGTTTGTTCTGCGAGTTGTGGGTAAAAATTCATCAGATATGGTGTTAACAGATTTGGTTCAACATCTCTGGAAGGTTTTCAAGGAGGAGCACTGTAAGCTGCCAAAAAAGGATGACCGAGTTGTTTCCGATCATGAACCGACGGAAAAAGATACGATGAACGGAGACGTGATTCACACGAAGGAAAACAACTATAATGTATGA